In Paracoccus jeotgali, the following are encoded in one genomic region:
- a CDS encoding winged helix-turn-helix domain-containing protein: MSHPPLHHPQRYPRMQLRLWLAPGLWLGPGKADLLELIGRTGSISEAGRQMGMSYKRAWSLVTGMNAMFAQPLVLSERGGAGGGGATLTATGTEVLARFRRIEAEAAQATAEDIAKLQALQTTPAADAPPDDTATD, from the coding sequence ATGTCGCACCCGCCTTTGCACCATCCTCAGCGCTATCCGCGTATGCAGCTTCGGCTGTGGCTGGCGCCGGGGCTGTGGCTGGGGCCGGGCAAGGCCGATCTGCTGGAACTGATCGGGCGGACCGGCTCGATCTCCGAGGCCGGGCGGCAGATGGGGATGAGCTACAAGCGTGCCTGGTCGCTGGTGACCGGTATGAACGCCATGTTCGCGCAGCCTCTGGTCCTGTCCGAACGCGGCGGGGCCGGCGGCGGCGGGGCCACCCTGACCGCGACCGGCACCGAGGTTCTCGCCCGCTTCCGCCGCATCGAGGCCGAGGCGGCCCAAGCGACCGCCGAGGACATCGCAAAGCTGCAGGCGTTGCAGACCACGCCGGCAGCCGACGCACCACCTGACGATACCGCAACGGATTAG
- a CDS encoding branched-chain amino acid ABC transporter permease, with protein MMDQLFYAAEVIVNGLMTGVMYALVALGFVLIFKASGVFNYAQGVLALFAGLTLVGIMQGQVPFAHLLNAVFGTQLDRFGWTVPALLAIVLTAGVMVLLAILIEKLVLQHLVGQEPIILFMATIGLAYFLEGLGDVMWGADVKNLDVGLPQGISDSIERVTDSWFGYGFFIDRLDIWAALIATALVAALVAFSQYTKQGRAMRAVADDHQAALSVGISLRFIWIMVWSIAGFVALVAGIMWGTKSGVQFSLSLIALKALPVLMLGGFTSIPGAIVGGLIIGVGEKLFEFVMSSPDLAGSWFGFTIGATENWFAYVLALVFLVFRPQGLFGERIIERV; from the coding sequence CTGATGGACCAGCTTTTCTACGCCGCCGAGGTGATCGTGAACGGGCTGATGACCGGCGTCATGTATGCGCTGGTCGCGCTTGGCTTCGTGCTGATCTTCAAGGCGTCGGGCGTGTTCAACTATGCCCAGGGCGTGCTGGCGCTGTTCGCCGGGCTGACGCTGGTGGGGATCATGCAGGGGCAGGTGCCCTTCGCGCATCTGCTGAACGCGGTCTTCGGCACCCAGCTTGACCGCTTCGGCTGGACGGTGCCGGCGCTGCTGGCGATCGTGCTGACCGCCGGTGTCATGGTGCTGCTGGCGATCCTGATCGAAAAGCTGGTCTTGCAGCATCTGGTCGGGCAAGAGCCGATCATCCTGTTCATGGCCACCATCGGGCTGGCCTATTTCCTGGAAGGTCTGGGCGACGTGATGTGGGGCGCCGACGTCAAGAACCTCGACGTGGGGCTGCCGCAGGGCATCAGCGACTCGATCGAGCGGGTGACCGACAGCTGGTTCGGCTATGGCTTCTTCATCGACCGGCTGGACATCTGGGCGGCGCTGATCGCGACCGCGCTGGTGGCGGCGCTGGTGGCCTTCTCGCAATACACCAAGCAGGGCCGCGCCATGCGGGCGGTGGCCGACGACCATCAGGCGGCGCTGTCGGTGGGCATCTCGCTGCGCTTCATCTGGATCATGGTGTGGTCCATCGCGGGCTTCGTGGCGCTGGTCGCGGGCATCATGTGGGGCACCAAATCGGGCGTCCAGTTCAGCCTGTCGCTGATCGCGCTGAAGGCGCTGCCGGTGCTGATGCTGGGCGGCTTCACCTCGATCCCCGGCGCCATCGTCGGCGGGCTGATCATCGGCGTCGGCGAGAAACTGTTCGAGTTCGTGATGTCCAGCCCCGACCTCGCCGGAAGCTGGTTCGGCTTTACCATCGGCGCGACCGAGAACTGGTTCGCCTATGTTCTGGCGCTGGTCTTCCTGGTGTTCCGTCCGCAGGGCCTGTTCGGCGAACGCATCATCGAGCGGGTGTGA
- a CDS encoding (deoxy)nucleoside triphosphate pyrophosphohydrolase gives MRMVLVSAVLLIDADGRVLLAQRPEGKPMAGLWEFPGGKVEPGETPEAALIREMHEELGIDTHASCLAPLTFASHSYDSFHLLMPLFACRRWKGIVQPREGQRLAWVRARDLRNYEMPPADVPLIPMIQDWL, from the coding sequence CTGCGAATGGTTCTGGTGTCGGCGGTGCTGCTGATCGACGCCGACGGGCGGGTGCTGCTGGCCCAACGCCCCGAGGGCAAGCCCATGGCCGGCCTGTGGGAGTTTCCCGGCGGCAAGGTCGAGCCGGGCGAGACGCCCGAGGCGGCGCTGATCCGCGAGATGCACGAGGAACTGGGCATCGACACCCACGCCTCATGCCTCGCGCCGCTGACCTTTGCCAGCCACAGCTATGACAGCTTTCACCTGCTGATGCCGCTGTTCGCCTGCCGCCGCTGGAAAGGCATCGTCCAGCCGCGCGAGGGCCAGCGCCTGGCGTGGGTGCGCGCCCGCGACCTGCGCAATTACGAGATGCCCCCGGCGGATGTCCCGCTGATCCCGATGATCCAGGATTGGTTGTAG
- a CDS encoding phenylacetate--CoA ligase family protein, translated as MVDYFDELETRDAEQRAADLAETLPAAIGRARTAPALARLLREVDPATIRDRAALAALPVIRKADLTEAQRKNPPFGGFATRLAAEFDHIFQSPGPIYEPGRHAGDFWRLGRFLHAAGIGRGDIVQNCFGYHLTPAGMMFDSAARAVDAAVLPAGTGQTDLQVRAAADIGCTAYAGTPDYLKVILDRADEMGETLSFRSAVVGGGALFPALRQHYADRGIQTRQCYATADLGNIAYESDAMEGMIVDEGVIVEIVRPGTGDPLPDGEVGEVLVTTLNPDYPLVRFATGDLSAVMPGVSPCGRTNMRIKGWLGRADQTTKIKGMFVRPEQVAALVARHPEIARARVIADRDGDMDAMTVQIESPREAVAEYDASVVEALKLKGRVEVLAPGSLPNDGVVIEDRRRYD; from the coding sequence ATGGTCGACTATTTCGATGAGCTGGAAACCCGCGACGCGGAACAGCGCGCCGCCGATCTGGCCGAGACCCTGCCCGCTGCCATCGGCCGCGCGCGCACCGCGCCCGCCCTGGCGCGGCTGCTGCGCGAGGTCGACCCGGCGACCATCCGCGACCGCGCTGCCCTGGCCGCGCTGCCGGTGATCCGCAAGGCCGACCTGACCGAGGCGCAGCGCAAGAACCCGCCCTTTGGCGGCTTCGCGACCCGGCTGGCGGCCGAGTTCGACCACATCTTCCAGTCCCCCGGCCCGATCTATGAACCGGGCCGCCATGCCGGGGATTTCTGGCGGCTGGGGCGATTCCTGCACGCCGCCGGCATCGGCCGGGGCGATATCGTGCAGAACTGCTTCGGCTATCACCTGACGCCGGCGGGGATGATGTTCGACAGCGCCGCCCGCGCCGTCGATGCCGCCGTGCTGCCCGCCGGCACCGGCCAGACCGATCTGCAGGTCCGCGCCGCCGCCGATATCGGCTGCACCGCCTATGCCGGGACGCCCGACTATCTCAAGGTGATCCTCGACCGCGCCGACGAGATGGGTGAGACACTGTCCTTCCGCAGCGCGGTGGTGGGCGGCGGTGCGCTGTTCCCGGCGCTGCGTCAGCATTATGCCGATCGTGGCATCCAGACCCGGCAATGCTATGCCACCGCCGATCTGGGCAATATCGCCTACGAATCCGACGCGATGGAGGGGATGATCGTCGATGAAGGCGTCATCGTCGAGATCGTGCGGCCCGGCACCGGCGATCCGCTGCCCGATGGCGAGGTGGGCGAGGTGCTGGTGACGACGCTGAACCCGGACTATCCGCTGGTGCGCTTCGCCACCGGCGATCTGTCGGCGGTGATGCCCGGCGTCTCGCCCTGCGGCCGCACCAACATGCGGATCAAGGGATGGCTGGGCCGGGCCGACCAGACGACCAAGATCAAGGGCATGTTCGTGCGCCCCGAACAGGTCGCGGCGCTTGTCGCGCGCCACCCCGAAATTGCCCGCGCCCGCGTCATCGCCGACCGCGACGGCGACATGGACGCGATGACGGTCCAGATCGAAAGCCCGCGCGAGGCGGTGGCCGAATACGACGCCTCGGTGGTCGAGGCGCTGAAGCTGAAAGGCCGCGTCGAGGTGCTCGCTCCCGGCTCGCTGCCCAATGACGGCGTGGTGATCGAGGACCGCCGCCGCTACGACTGA
- a CDS encoding ABC transporter substrate-binding protein, translated as MKTKLAALAAAGMMVAAPALADLVVPNLSYRTGAYGANGTQYADGFNDYFTLLNERDGGIGGERIQVPECETAYNTEKGVECYEATKAEGLVYNPLSTGITYQLIPKVGVDKKVLYTPGYGRTSAKNGKVFEWVFNAPANYWDGASVAVKHLLDVNGGSLEGKKIALVYHNSAYGKEPIRTLQDLAEKHGFTLIELPVDAPGQEQKSQWLQIRRDKPDHVIMYGWGVMNQAAIQEAANINFPMENFIGIWWSGSDIDVLPIGAKADGYKSLAFHGVGTDYPLYEDMQKYVIEPGKASQGGQHVGSVLYSRGMYASLVIAEAIAKAQELAGTSKINGEQLREGFEALEITPERLAELGLPDFGPEIEMTCANHGGSGMARVQQWDANAKKWNLITEFTEPDQDILNPLIAEDSEAYAKEAGITPRDCN; from the coding sequence ATGAAAACGAAACTTGCCGCACTGGCGGCGGCCGGCATGATGGTCGCGGCACCGGCTCTGGCCGATCTGGTGGTCCCCAACCTCAGCTATCGGACCGGCGCCTACGGCGCGAACGGCACGCAATATGCCGACGGCTTCAACGATTACTTCACTCTGCTGAACGAACGCGACGGCGGCATCGGCGGTGAGCGGATCCAGGTGCCGGAATGCGAGACCGCCTATAACACCGAAAAGGGGGTCGAGTGCTACGAGGCCACCAAGGCCGAGGGGCTGGTCTATAACCCGCTGTCGACCGGCATCACCTATCAGCTGATCCCCAAAGTCGGCGTCGACAAGAAGGTGCTGTACACCCCCGGCTATGGCCGCACCTCGGCCAAGAACGGCAAGGTGTTCGAATGGGTGTTCAACGCGCCCGCGAACTATTGGGACGGCGCCTCGGTCGCGGTCAAGCATCTGCTGGACGTCAATGGCGGCAGCCTTGAAGGCAAGAAGATCGCGCTCGTCTATCACAACTCGGCCTATGGCAAGGAACCGATCCGCACCCTGCAGGATCTGGCCGAAAAGCACGGCTTCACCCTGATCGAACTGCCCGTCGACGCGCCCGGTCAGGAACAGAAATCGCAATGGCTGCAGATCCGCCGCGACAAGCCCGACCACGTCATCATGTATGGCTGGGGGGTGATGAACCAGGCCGCCATTCAGGAAGCCGCCAACATCAACTTCCCGATGGAGAACTTCATCGGCATCTGGTGGTCCGGCTCGGACATCGACGTGCTGCCCATCGGGGCCAAGGCCGACGGCTACAAATCGCTGGCCTTCCACGGCGTCGGCACGGATTATCCGCTGTATGAGGACATGCAGAAATACGTGATCGAGCCGGGCAAGGCGTCGCAGGGCGGCCAGCATGTCGGCAGCGTGCTGTATTCGCGCGGCATGTATGCCTCGCTGGTCATTGCCGAGGCGATCGCCAAGGCGCAGGAACTGGCCGGCACCTCGAAGATCAACGGCGAGCAGCTGCGCGAGGGCTTCGAGGCGCTCGAGATCACGCCCGAGCGGCTGGCCGAGCTGGGCCTGCCCGATTTCGGCCCCGAGATCGAGATGACCTGCGCCAACCACGGCGGCAGCGGCATGGCGCGCGTCCAGCAATGGGACGCCAATGCCAAGAAATGGAACCTGATCACCGAGTTCACCGAACCTGATCAGGACATCCTGAACCCGCTGATCGCCGAGGATTCCGAGGCCTATGCCAAGGAAGCCGGCATCACCCCGCGCGACTGCAACTGA
- the argJ gene encoding bifunctional glutamate N-acetyltransferase/amino-acid acetyltransferase ArgJ, with amino-acid sequence MAQAIAARPAAQKQEAIVSPLAPAAFPDLPVIAGVEFATAEAGIKYKGRTDVMLARLAPGTSIAGVFTRSSTRAASILDCQAKLAGRQDQTQGAAIIVNSGNANAFTGKHGQDAVSRVTGAVAEALRIPAERVFSSSTGVIGEPLPVARITDVIDRTVAALDQGGIAEAARAIMTTDTFAKGASAEIETDKGPIHIAGIAKGSGMIAPDMATMLVYIFTDARIAAEQLQAMLSQEVEDSFNAITVDSDTSTSDAVILAATGRSPAPEIRDADSGLGRKFQAALRGVMLDLAQQVVKDGEGATKFVEIRVTGATSRADAHKVAMAIANSPLVKTAIAGEDANWGRVVMAVGKSGATADRDRLTIRFGDMVLAENGWRAPGYDEAAASAYMKRDHLLLSVDLGLGEASRTVWTCDLTHRYIDINADYRS; translated from the coding sequence ATCGCGCAGGCCATCGCCGCCCGTCCCGCTGCCCAGAAGCAAGAGGCCATCGTCTCGCCCCTCGCCCCCGCCGCCTTCCCCGACCTGCCGGTGATCGCGGGGGTCGAATTCGCCACCGCCGAAGCCGGCATCAAATACAAAGGCCGCACCGACGTGATGCTGGCCCGCCTCGCCCCCGGCACCTCGATTGCGGGCGTGTTCACCCGCTCATCGACGCGGGCAGCCAGCATTCTGGACTGTCAGGCCAAGCTCGCCGGGCGGCAGGACCAGACGCAGGGCGCGGCGATCATCGTGAACTCGGGCAACGCCAACGCCTTTACCGGCAAGCACGGGCAGGACGCGGTCAGCCGCGTCACCGGCGCCGTGGCCGAGGCGCTGCGCATCCCGGCCGAGCGGGTGTTCTCCTCCTCGACCGGCGTCATCGGCGAACCGCTGCCGGTGGCCCGCATCACCGACGTGATCGACCGCACCGTCGCCGCGCTGGATCAGGGCGGCATCGCCGAGGCCGCGCGCGCGATCATGACCACCGACACCTTCGCCAAGGGCGCCTCGGCCGAGATCGAGACCGACAAGGGTCCGATCCACATCGCCGGCATCGCCAAGGGCTCGGGCATGATCGCGCCGGACATGGCGACGATGCTGGTCTATATCTTCACCGACGCCCGCATTGCGGCAGAGCAGTTGCAGGCCATGCTGTCGCAAGAGGTCGAGGACAGCTTCAACGCGATCACGGTGGACAGCGACACCTCGACCTCGGACGCGGTGATCCTGGCCGCGACCGGCCGCTCGCCCGCGCCCGAGATCCGCGACGCCGACAGCGGGCTTGGCCGCAAGTTCCAGGCGGCGCTGCGCGGCGTGATGCTGGATCTGGCGCAGCAGGTGGTCAAGGATGGCGAGGGCGCGACGAAATTCGTCGAGATCCGCGTCACCGGCGCCACCAGCCGCGCGGATGCCCACAAGGTCGCGATGGCGATCGCGAACTCGCCGCTGGTCAAGACCGCCATCGCGGGCGAGGACGCGAATTGGGGCCGCGTGGTCATGGCAGTCGGCAAGTCCGGCGCCACGGCGGACCGGGACCGGCTGACCATCCGTTTCGGCGACATGGTGCTGGCCGAGAACGGCTGGCGCGCGCCGGGCTATGACGAGGCCGCCGCCAGCGCCTATATGAAGCGCGATCACCTGCTGCTGTCGGTCGATCTGGGTCTGGGCGAGGCAAGCCGGACGGTCTGGACCTGCGATCTGACCCATCGCTACATCGACATCAACGCCGATTACCGGTCGTGA
- a CDS encoding ABC transporter ATP-binding protein codes for MTDTVATEDNLLEVNNIEVIYNHVILVLKGVSLAVPKGRITALLGGNGAGKTTTLKAISNLLASERGEVTKGSITYRGQRVASLDPASLVRKGVIQVMEGRRCFEHLTVEENLLTGAYTRSDGSAAIRQDLEMVYNYFPRLRERRRSQAGYTSGGEQQMVAMGRALMSRPETILLDEPSMGLAPQLVEQIFEIVKAVNEGEGVTFLLAEQNTNVALRFAHYGYILENGRVVMDGTAQALRENPDVKEFYLGMSDEGRKSFRDVRSYRRRKRWLA; via the coding sequence ATGACGGACACCGTAGCGACCGAAGACAACCTTCTGGAAGTGAACAACATCGAGGTGATCTACAATCACGTCATTCTGGTCCTGAAAGGCGTCAGCCTCGCGGTGCCCAAGGGCCGGATCACGGCGCTTCTGGGCGGCAACGGGGCGGGCAAGACCACGACGCTGAAGGCGATCTCGAACCTGCTGGCCTCGGAACGGGGCGAGGTGACGAAAGGCTCGATCACCTATCGCGGGCAGCGGGTGGCCTCGCTCGACCCCGCCTCGCTGGTCCGCAAGGGCGTCATTCAGGTGATGGAGGGGCGGCGCTGTTTCGAGCATCTGACGGTCGAGGAAAACCTGCTGACCGGCGCCTATACCCGCAGCGACGGCAGCGCCGCGATCCGGCAGGATCTCGAGATGGTCTACAACTATTTCCCGCGCCTGCGCGAACGCCGCCGCAGCCAGGCGGGCTATACCTCGGGCGGGGAACAGCAGATGGTGGCGATGGGCCGCGCGCTGATGAGCCGGCCCGAGACCATCCTGCTGGACGAACCCAGCATGGGCCTTGCCCCGCAACTGGTCGAGCAGATCTTCGAGATCGTCAAGGCCGTGAACGAGGGCGAGGGCGTGACCTTCCTGCTGGCCGAGCAGAACACCAACGTGGCGCTGCGCTTTGCCCATTACGGTTATATCCTTGAAAACGGCCGGGTGGTCATGGACGGCACCGCGCAGGCGCTGCGCGAGAACCCGGACGTGAAAGAGTTCTACCTCGGCATGTCCGACGAAGGCCGCAAGAGCTTCCGCGACGTGCGATCCTACCGACGGCGCAAACGCTGGCTGGCGTGA
- a CDS encoding branched-chain amino acid ABC transporter permease, whose protein sequence is MFYREAGDFKTTYRDDSQTFPIRLDRIGYYVILAVAVLVVPFVINDYWASAVLLPFLIYAIAAIGLNILTGYAGQVSLGTGGFMAVGAYAVYKLMTSFPEVSVVIHILLAGGITALVGIAFGLPSLRIKGFYLAVATLAAQFFLVWLFNKVPWFYNYSASGQINAPTRTVLGWAVTGPAASPAAKYLICLAFVIFSAWVARNLTRGMVGRKWMAIRDMDIAAEIIGVNPLNAKMTAFGISSFFVGIAGALLFAVYLGAAEVTEAFGINKSFLVLFMVIIGGLGSIFGSFAGAAFLVLLPVLLKNVLVGALGWPTDLAAYIELMIVGALIIFFLIVEPHGLARLWLLAKEKLRLWPFPH, encoded by the coding sequence ATGTTCTACCGCGAAGCCGGCGATTTCAAGACCACCTATCGCGACGACAGCCAGACCTTTCCCATCCGTCTGGACCGCATCGGCTATTATGTCATCCTTGCGGTGGCGGTGCTGGTGGTGCCCTTCGTCATCAACGATTACTGGGCCAGCGCGGTGCTGCTGCCCTTCCTGATCTATGCCATCGCGGCCATCGGGCTGAACATCCTGACCGGCTATGCCGGGCAGGTCAGCCTGGGCACCGGCGGCTTCATGGCGGTCGGGGCCTATGCGGTCTACAAGCTGATGACCTCTTTCCCAGAGGTCAGCGTCGTCATCCACATCCTGCTGGCGGGGGGCATCACCGCGCTGGTCGGCATCGCCTTCGGCCTGCCCAGCCTGCGGATCAAGGGCTTCTACCTGGCGGTCGCCACGCTGGCCGCGCAGTTCTTCCTGGTCTGGCTGTTCAACAAGGTGCCGTGGTTCTACAACTATTCGGCCTCGGGCCAGATCAACGCGCCGACGCGCACGGTGCTGGGCTGGGCGGTCACCGGACCGGCGGCCTCGCCCGCGGCGAAATATCTGATCTGCCTTGCCTTCGTGATCTTCTCAGCCTGGGTGGCGCGGAACCTGACGCGGGGCATGGTGGGGCGCAAATGGATGGCGATCCGTGACATGGACATCGCGGCCGAGATCATCGGCGTGAACCCCCTGAACGCAAAGATGACCGCCTTCGGCATCAGCTCGTTCTTTGTCGGCATCGCCGGGGCGCTGCTGTTCGCGGTCTATCTGGGCGCGGCCGAGGTGACCGAGGCCTTCGGCATCAACAAGTCCTTCCTGGTCCTGTTCATGGTCATCATCGGCGGACTGGGCAGCATCTTCGGCAGCTTCGCCGGCGCGGCCTTCCTGGTCCTGCTGCCGGTGCTGCTGAAAAACGTGCTGGTCGGCGCGCTTGGCTGGCCCACCGATCTGGCCGCCTATATCGAGCTGATGATCGTGGGCGCCTTGATCATCTTCTTTCTGATCGTCGAGCCGCATGGACTTGCCCGGCTTTGGCTGCTGGCCAAGGAAAAACTGCGGCTCTGGCCGTTCCCGCATTAA
- a CDS encoding peptidylprolyl isomerase has translation MLLRTALATFLASAIALPLAAQDADTVIAKVNDTEITLGHMAAMKLGLPPEMAQIPSAELWDLMLDQMIRQAAMAEQGEATMTPRDEAALTIDRRAYLAGAAIERLADFEPTDEEIQAAYEKAFPADAPVTEYDADHILLQTEEAAKAVIEELKGGADFAKLAEERSVDTASGLNGGDLGWFTRDRMVAEFGDAVAEMEKGSVSSEPVQSQFGWHVIKLNDSRVQEPPALADVREPLIQQIRRDKVEAEIEKITKAAKIERTEGIDPTLLDRDILGQDSN, from the coding sequence ATGCTTCTACGCACCGCCCTTGCCACCTTCCTCGCCAGCGCGATCGCGCTTCCGCTGGCCGCGCAGGACGCCGACACCGTGATCGCCAAGGTCAACGACACCGAAATCACGCTGGGTCATATGGCGGCGATGAAGCTGGGCCTGCCGCCGGAAATGGCGCAGATCCCCTCGGCCGAGCTGTGGGATCTGATGCTGGACCAGATGATCCGGCAGGCCGCCATGGCCGAACAGGGCGAGGCCACGATGACCCCCCGCGACGAGGCCGCGTTGACCATCGACCGCCGCGCCTATCTGGCCGGCGCCGCCATCGAGCGGCTGGCCGATTTCGAACCCACGGATGAGGAGATTCAGGCCGCCTATGAAAAGGCCTTCCCGGCCGACGCGCCGGTGACGGAATATGACGCCGACCACATCCTGCTGCAGACCGAAGAGGCCGCCAAGGCGGTGATCGAAGAGCTGAAGGGCGGCGCCGACTTCGCCAAGCTGGCCGAGGAACGCTCGGTCGATACGGCGTCGGGGCTGAATGGCGGCGATCTGGGCTGGTTCACCCGCGACCGCATGGTGGCGGAATTCGGCGACGCGGTGGCCGAGATGGAAAAGGGCAGCGTCTCGTCCGAGCCGGTGCAGTCGCAGTTCGGCTGGCATGTCATCAAGCTGAATGACAGCCGCGTGCAGGAACCGCCCGCCCTCGCCGATGTGCGCGAGCCGCTGATCCAGCAGATCCGCCGCGACAAGGTCGAGGCCGAAATCGAAAAGATTACCAAAGCCGCCAAGATCGAGCGGACCGAAGGCATCGACCCGACCCTGCTGGACCGTGACATTCTGGGGCAGGACAGCAACTGA
- a CDS encoding ABC transporter ATP-binding protein, protein MLDETQGHVTADGRQIGGVVMDLRNITLRFGGVVAIKDISFDVRHGEIRAIIGPNGAGKSSMLNVISGFYNPQEGEVWFKGYRRGPMRPYQVARLGIARTFQNIALFDGMSVLDNIMTGRLNMMKAGLLSQALWWGGAEREEIANRAQVEKIIDFLEIQNIRKTPVGRLPYGLKKRVELARALAAEPQILLLDEPMAGMNVEEKEDMSRFILDVNDEFGTTIVLIEHDMGVVMDLSDRVVVMDYGRKIGDGTPDEVRNNQDVIDAYLGVAHD, encoded by the coding sequence ATGCTGGACGAGACCCAGGGCCATGTCACCGCGGATGGCCGCCAGATTGGCGGCGTGGTGATGGATCTGCGCAACATCACCCTGCGCTTCGGCGGCGTGGTGGCGATCAAGGACATCAGCTTTGACGTCCGCCACGGCGAGATCCGCGCCATCATCGGCCCGAACGGCGCCGGCAAATCCTCGATGCTGAACGTGATTTCCGGCTTCTACAACCCGCAAGAGGGCGAGGTCTGGTTCAAGGGCTATCGCCGCGGCCCGATGCGCCCCTATCAGGTGGCGCGTCTGGGCATCGCCCGGACCTTCCAGAACATCGCGCTGTTCGACGGCATGTCGGTTCTGGACAACATCATGACCGGGCGTCTGAACATGATGAAGGCGGGGCTGCTGTCGCAGGCCCTGTGGTGGGGCGGGGCCGAGCGCGAGGAGATCGCCAACCGCGCCCAGGTCGAAAAGATCATCGACTTTCTGGAAATCCAGAACATCCGCAAGACCCCGGTCGGCCGCCTGCCTTACGGGCTGAAAAAGCGGGTCGAACTGGCCCGCGCGCTGGCGGCCGAGCCGCAGATCCTGCTGCTGGACGAGCCGATGGCCGGGATGAACGTCGAGGAAAAAGAGGACATGTCGCGCTTCATCCTCGACGTGAACGACGAATTCGGCACGACCATCGTGCTGATCGAACATGACATGGGCGTGGTCATGGACCTGTCCGACCGGGTGGTGGTGATGGATTACGGCCGCAAGATCGGCGACGGCACCCCGGACGAGGTCCGCAACAATCAGGACGTGATCGACGCCTATCTGGGGGTGGCCCATGACTGA